In Silene latifolia isolate original U9 population chromosome X, ASM4854445v1, whole genome shotgun sequence, the following proteins share a genomic window:
- the LOC141619708 gene encoding uncharacterized protein LOC141619708 yields MFRVVMKLKSLKKPLKDLNKQLFADIENSVTHAWKALDAIQDQLKLDPADASLISKEKEAANVYRDLQSACYSFFIQKTKATWVNQGDNNTRYFHSILKGRSAKNKVFLIENHHVCTPYHCELLLSPITKAEIKETISSIPNHKAPVPNGFSSAFFKDSWHIVGDDVCNAIMDFFHIGKLL; encoded by the exons ATGTTTAGAGTTGTTATGAAGCTTAAGTCACTCAAAAAACCACTCAAAGATCTCAATAAGCAGCTCTTTGCAGATATTGAGAATAGTGTTACTCATGCTTGGAAAGCTTTAGATGCTATACAGGATCAACTAAAGCTGGATCCTGCTGATGCTTCTTTGATCAGTAAGGAAAAAGAAGCTGCTAATGTCTACAGAGATTTGCAGTCTGCTTGTTATAGCTTCTTTATTCAAAAAACTAAAGCCACTTGGGTTAATCAAGGTGACAATAATACAAGATATTTTCATAGTATCCTGAAAGGGAGAAGTGCCAAAAATAAGGTTTTTCTTATTGAGAATCATCATG TTTGTACTCCTTATCATTGTGAGTTATTACTCTCTCCTATTACCAAGGCTGAAATAAAAGAAACTATATCTTCAATTCCTAACCACAAGGCCCCTGTCCCTAATGGTTTTTCTAGTGCTTTCTTCAAGGATTCCTGGCATATTGTTGGAGATGATGTTTGCAATGCCATTATGGATTTTTTTCACATTGGGAAATTATTGTAG